The nucleotide sequence AAGGATTTGGTAGGACTGTGGTGTCACTGGGAGGGACTGTGGTGTcactgggatgaactgggaatGAAGCGCGCGGCACTGGGAGGCCGAGTCCAGCGCGGGGCGCTCGGCGCTGCGGGTCTGCCCGGCAACTGATGAGTCATCAGAGATACGCGCGCTGATTGGCTGAAGAGCGAGAGCCCAACGCGCCGTCCAGATGGAAATGAGGGGGGGcactgggataaactgggagggactgggagggacgGGATACCCCggggatgggcacagggagggcCGAGGGCTCGGGGCCGATTGCCAGGGAGGTTTTGAGGGGCTGCCGGGACATTGGTAGGGCAGGGCCCGAGGGGACACGCTCTGCCCCGCGCTCACCTCGGCGCTGCACGCTGAACGGGGTGTGAGCCCGGTAGTTGTGCCGGCAGTACCAGTCCACTGCAGTTCGAGCGTGCTCCAGGATTTCAGGTTTGCTGTTCCAGTACTTGGCATTCATCTCCCCAAAGGGGGTGTCCCCCACGTACAGCCCCACATCGCTGTCGAAGTGCGCGTACTGCTCCCGGTTGTAAATGTGCCGCTCGACGAACCGCACCCTCTCGGTGCCATTCAGGAAGTGACACTCGGACTTAGCCATCTCCTGAAACACCCCTGGATGTGCCGGACACAGCTCAGGGAGAGcccccccctgcccccccagAGCTCCGGGGGCCGCCCCGGATCCGCGCTCCGCACTCCCCGTGCCCCNNNNNNNNNNNNNNNNNNNNNNNNNNNNNNNNNNNNNNNNNNNNNNNNNNNNNNNNNNNNNNNNNNNNNNNNNNNNNNNNNNNNNNNNNNNNNNNNNNNNNNNNNNNNNNNNNNNNNNNNNNNNNNNNNNNNNNNNNNNNNNNNNNNNNNNNNNNNNNNNNNNNNNNNNNNNNNNNNNNNNNNNNNNNNNNNNNNNNNNNNNNNNNNNNNNNNNNNNNNNNNNNNNNNNNNNNNNNNNNNNNNNNNNNNNNNNNNNNNNNNNNNNNNNNNNNNNNNNNNNNNNNNNNNNNNNNNNNNNNNNNNNNNNNNNNNNNNNNNNNNNNNNNNNNNNNNNNNNNNNNNNNNNNNNNNNNNNNNNNNNNNNNNNNNNNNNNNNNNNNNNNNNNNNNNNNNNNNNNNNNNNNNNNCCCGGCCCCGCTCACCCGAGAGCTCCGCGCCCGCAGCCGGGGccgctgccagcagcaccagtggCACCAGTAGGGCCCCCCAAGCCGCCACACGCGCCATGGCCAGCGCCGGGCAGGGGTCTCGGGCTACCAAGAAGCGCCTCTGGACTGGGAGCGCCGCTCCCGATCCACTCCAGGTCATTAACGCCGCTCGCTCTGATTGGCCGGCCGTGATTTTCGGGCGCGCTTTGATAGGCTGGGCTTGTTTATCCCCGTTTTTTCATTGGCTGAAGTTTTTTTTGCGCGGTGTGATTGGCCCGTTCCGTTTGGGGTCCGTTTTCCTGAAGCTTTACCCAGCAACCGATGAGTCACCAGCGCCTCGCTCTCTGATTGGTCCGAATTTTTTTATGAGGGCTCATTTTTTGAAGGCTCTACCCGGCAACTGATGACGCGACAGCGACGCTTCGATCTCATTGGCTGAGCGCTTTTTGGGGTGCTTCGCCCCCACTGCCGGTCCCCCCATTTCGCCGCCGCTTTTGTGGGAGCAGCAGCGACCGTTCCCGATTTCCCGGGAATTCCTGGAGCCATGGATGGATCCTCGAGCCTCCCccgcctgctgctgctgcttctgaccCTGCCCGGAATTTGGGGGGTCgaaggtgggattttggggggtcTTGGAGGCTCTgggttgggatttggggttctCTGGATTTTGGGGAATGTGGGGATAATtttttttgggatattttggggatttttcgGGAAAGGCGTTGTCCTGACTTtgtgattttttgggggggttttcctccttttccgagtttttggggtttgggtgtGGTCgaattcttctttttccagcatttttggGGTGCAGAGATTTCCCAAACCCCCCCATTCCAAAGATTTTGGGAGGGCTTGGATTCTCCAAACCCCCCTGTACCTAAAATTTCAGGAACCgaaaattcccaaatcccttttTTACCCAGGATTTTGGGGTTCTGGGAGCACCCAAATCCCAATTTCCTGGATTTTTACAGAATTTCGGTACCCaaaatcctcttttccttttattttgggGTTCTGGGAGTGTCCAAACCCCCCTGTACCCAAAATTTGGGGAACTGGGAATTCCCACATTTTCTGTTCCCGGGATTTTCAGACTCTGAAAATACCCAAATTCCTCTTTCCCCACAATTTTGGGGCTCTGGAAGTGCCTGaattcctcttttccaggattttttgaGTCTGGGCGTGTCCAAACCCCCCTGTACCCAAAATTTGGTGATCTGGGCATTCCCAAATTCTGNNNNNNNNNNNNNNNNNNNNNNNNNNNNNNNNNNNNNNNNNNNNNNNNNNNNNNNNNNNNNNNNNNNNNNNNNNNNNNNNNNNNNNNNNNNNNNNNNNNNNNNNNNNNNNNNNNNNNNNNNNNNNNNNNNNNNNNNNNNNNNNNNNNNNNNNNNNNNNNNNNNNNNNNNNNNNNNNNNNNNNNNNNNNNNNNNNNNNNNNNNNNNNNNNNNNNNNNNNNNNNNNNNNNNNNNNNNNNNNNNNNNNNNNNNNNNNNNNNNNNNNNNNNNNNNNNNNNNNNNNNNNNNNNNNNNNNNNNNNNNNNNNNNNNNNNNNNNNNNNNNNNNNNNNNNNNNNNNNNNNNNNNNNNNNNNNNNNNNNNNNNNNNNNNNNNNNNNNNNNNNNNNNNNNNNNNNNNNNNNNNNNNNNNNNNNNNNNNNNNNNNNNNNNNNNNNNNNNNNNNNNNNNNNNNNNNNNNNNNNNNNNNNNNNNNNNNNNNNNNNNNNNNNNNNNNNNNNNNNNNNNNNNNNNNNNNNNNNNNNNNNNNNNNNNNNNNNNNNNNNNNNNNNNNNNNNNNNNNNNNNNNNNNNNNNNNNNNNNNNNNNNNNNNNNNNNNNNNNNNNNNNNNNNNNNNNNNNNNNNNNNNNNNNNNNNNNNNNNNNNNNNNNNNNNNNNNNNNNNNNNNNNNNNNNNNNNNNNNNNNNNNNNNNNNNNNNNNNNNNNNNNNNNNNNNNNNNNNNNNNNNNNNNNNNNNNNNNNNNNNNNNNNNNNNNNNNNNNNNNNNNNNNNNNNNNNNNNNNNNNNNNNNNNNNNNNNNNNNNNNNNNNNNNNNNNNNNNNNNNNNNNNNNNNNNNNNNNNNNNNNNNNNNNNNNNNNNNNNNNNNNNNNNNNNNNNNNNNNNNNNNNNNNNNNNNNNNNNNNNNNNNNNNNNNNNNNNNNNNNNNNNNNNNNNNNNNNNNNNNNNNNNNNNNNNNNNNNNNNNNNNNNNNNNNNNNNNNNNNNNNNNNNNNNNNNNNNNNNNNNNNNNNNNNNNNNNNNNNNNNNNNNNNNNNNNNNNNNNNNNNNNNNNNNNNNNNNNNNNNNNNNNNNNNNNNNNNNNNNNNNNNNNNNNNNNNNNNNNNNNNNNNNNNNNNNNNNNNNNNNNNNNNNNNNNNNNNNNNNNNNNNNNNNNNNNNNNNNNNNNNNNNNNNNNNNNNNNNNNNNNNNNNNNNNNNNNNNNNNNNNNNNNNNNNNNNNNNNNNNNNNNNNNNNNNNNNNNNNNNNNNNNNNNNNNNNNNNNNNNNNNNNNNNNNNNNNNNNNNNNNNNNNNNNNNNNNNNNNNNNNNNNNNNNNNNNNNNNNNNNNNNNNNNNNNNNNNNNNNNNNNNNNNNNNNNNNNNNNNNNNNNNNNNNNNNNNNNNNNNNNNNNNNNNNNNNNNCTTTCTAACCCCACGGAATTCCCGATTCCCAGTGCGCCAcaccatcacccagatggaATTCTACCAAAAAACCCTGGATTCCGGGATCGACAGCTTCGAGTTCATGTTCGACTTCGACGGCGACGAGATTTTCCACGTGGAAAACGAGGAAACCGTTTGGAGGCTCCCGGAATTCCAGAACTTCACCAGTTTCGAGGCTCAGGGAGCGCTCCAGAACATCGCCATCGACaaacagaatctggaaaattcCATGGCCGCTTCCAACAATTCCCGGATTCCCAGTGGTAACGGAGCCGTGGGAGagcgggaggaggaggggtttttattttgggagggaattccagagggattttggggaaatttgggatttttcagtgtaattCCAGGGGTTTTGGTGCAATTCCTGGATCCAACAAAATTCCAGGGGATTTCACCCCAATCCCAGCTGGATCTGGATTTTGGCTGAATCCGCCCCAACCCCTCCCAATTCCCAATTATTCCCAGTTATTCCCAATTATTCCCAGttattcccaattcccaatcaTTCCAGTCAATCATTCCCAAGACATTCCCACCGGGattctcctcccttcccagtgTGTCCGGAAGTGGCGGTGTTCCCAATGTATTCCCAATAAACCATTC is from Parus major isolate Abel unplaced genomic scaffold, Parus_major1.1 Scaffold591, whole genome shotgun sequence and encodes:
- the LOC107199337 gene encoding class II histocompatibility antigen, B-L beta chain-like — encoded protein: MTWSGSGAALPVQRRFLVARDPCPALAMARVAAWGALLVPLVLLAAAPAAGAELSGVFQEMAKSECHFLNGTERVRFVERHIYNREQYAHFDSDVGLYVGDTPFGEMNAKYWNSKPEILEHARTAVDWYCRHNYRAHTPFSVQRREPPSVSISLVPSSSQPGPGRLLCSVMDFYPAEI